The sequence GAAACCTATTTAGTGCATCTATACAAAAAAAAAACTTTTATGGTGTTCAATTTCATCCAGAAAAATCTGGAAAATATGGTCAACAACTAATAAAAAACTTTTTGGAAATTTAAAAAAATGATTATTCCTGCTATAGATTTAATAAATAATAAAGTGGTAAGACTATTCCAAGGAAATTATAAAAAAAAAAAAATATATGATTTATCTGCACAAGATCTAATCCGTTTATATGATACAAAAAATGTATCTATTATACATATTGTTGATTTAGATGCTGCTAGCAATCCTAATAAGAGACAAACAAAAAAAATAAAAACTTTATTAAAAAATCTTAATACTCCTGTACAAATAGGAGGAGGAATAAGAAGTAAAAAAAATATTGAAGAATTATTATCTATTGGAGCAAAAAGAATTGTTATAGGATCTTCCGCAATAACACATCCTGAAAAGTTTACAAATTGGATAAAAGAATATGGATCTGAAACCATTGTACTAGCATTAGATATAATTATTAATGATGAAAGAAAAAAATTTATAAAAATTAATGGTTGGAAAAAAAAAACTAATTTAGTTTTAGAAGAAGTAATTCAACAATTTATAAAAATTGGATTAAAACATGTTTTATGTACTGACATATCAAAAGACGGCACTTTAAACGGACCTAATTTTACATTATATAAAGAAATAACAAAAAAGTTTAAAACTATTCATTTTCAATCTTCTGGTGGAATTAGTAAAATATCAGATATTATTACGTTAAAAAAAACTAATGTAAAAGGAATCATTATTGGTCGTTCGCTATTAGAAAAAAATTTTACTTTATCAGAGGCAATAACGTGCTAGCAAAAAGAATTATTCCATGTTTAGATGTCAAAAATGGAAAAGTAGTTAAAGGAGTAAAATTTCGTAATCATAAAATTATAGGAGAAATACTACCTCTTATTTTAAGATATCTTAAAGAAGATGCTGATGAAATAGTTTTTTATGACATTACAGCTTCCTCAAAAAAATATCTAGTAAATCAACGTTGGATAAAAAACATTGCCGAAATTATAACTATTCCTTTTTGTGTTGCAGGAGGAATTAATTCTGTAGATGATGCAAGAAAAATATTGTCTTTAGGCGCTGATAAAATATCAATTAATTCTCCTGCTATTTCTAACCCTAATCTAATAAATAAAATATCCAATACATTTGGTGTTCAATGTGTAGTTATTGGAATAGATTCTTGGTTTAATAATGAAACAAAATGCTATGAAGTATACCAATATACTGGAAGTAATAAAACGATCATAAAAACAAAATTAACAACAGAATCTTGGGTTAAAGAAGTTCAAGATAGAGGTGCTGGAGAAATCGTAATAAATACTATGAACCAAGATGGAGTAAACAACGGATACGATGTTGAACAACTTAAAAAAATTCGAAATTTATGCAAAATACCCCTTATAGCATCCGGTGGAGCTGGAACAAAAAATCATTTTTATGATCTATTCAAAAAAACTAATGTAGATGGAGCATTAGCTGCTTCAGTATTTCATAAAAAAATTATTAATATACAAAATTTAAAAAAATTTTTAAATAAAAAGGGTATAGAAATTCGATTATGACATTAAAAATAAATATAGAAAATTTAAATTGGGAAAAAACAAAAGGATATATACCTGGAATCATTCAGCATTATGTATCTGGAGAAATACTAATGCATGGATATCTAAATAGAGAATCTTTAAAAAAAACAATAAAAGAAAAAAAAGTTACTTTTTATTCAAGAACTAAAAATAGATTATGGACTAAAGGAGAAAACTCTAAAAATTACTTAATAGTAAAAAATATATCATCTGATTGTGATCAGGACACTATACTAATAGTAGTAAAACCCTATGGAAATACATGCCATTTAAATAAACCCAGCTGTTTTTCAAAAAAAATAGAAAATTTTTCATTTTTATTTTATTTAGAAAAAATAATAAATAAAAAAAAAACCAATCAAAAAAAATCATATACATCTAAACTATTAAAATTAGGCATTCAAAAGATAGCACAAAAAGTAGGAGAAGAAGCAGTAGAAACTATATTGTCTTCTATGACTAAAGAAAAAAATGATTTGATAAACGAAACATCAGATTTAATTTATCATTTATTAGTCTTGTTAAACTTTAAAAAAATACAATTTAAAGAAATAATTCATAATTTACAAACACGAAATGCTAAAAAAAATTAAAAAGCTATATTATTATATAATAATAATTTTTAATTGATTCATCTTGAAGTTAATTCAAAAAAAAAATAAATTTATCAAATTTTAATAAACAACTATATAATATTAAAAATAATTATAAAAAATAATAACTAAATTAATCTAAGCTAGTATTTCTTTATAAAAATATTAATACACTCAGGATTACATATGATAAATAAAACAATTGGAGTGATCGGATTAGGAGTAATGGGAAGTAATCTAGTATTAAATATAGAAAGAAATGGTTATACAGTGTCTATATTTAATAGAACTAGCAGCAAAACAAAGTGCTTTTTTAAAAAAAATTCTGAAAAAAAAATAATTCCTTTTTTTACTATAAAAGATTTTATCTCATCTTTAAAAAAACCTAGATGCATTATATTAATGGTTCAATCTGGAATTGCTACTGATAATACTATTAATAACATACTTCCTTATCTTAATAAACAAGATATTATAATTGATGGCGGTAATTCTTTTTATAAGGATTCTATTGTTAGAAATAAAAATTTAGAAAAAAAAGGATTCTATTTTTTTGGAACAGGTATTTCTGGAGGGTCAGAAGGTGCACTATTAGGACCAGCTATCATGCCTGGAGGAAACAAAGAACAATATAAAGTAATAGAATCTTTATTCAAAAAAATAGCAGCTAAATACCAAGGAGAACCATGCGTATCTTATATAGGTCCAGACGGATCAGGTCATTATGTAAAAATGATACACAATGGAATTGAATATAGTGATATGCAACTTATTTCAGAAGTATATGCTTTATTAAAAATAGGTTTACATCTAAATAATAAAGATATATCTAACATATTTTCTGATTGGAATAAAGGAGAATTAAATAGTTATCTTATAAATATAACAAAAAATATTTTTTTAAAAAAAGACCTACAAACCAATAAAGATTTAATTGATTTAATATCCGATAAAGCAGGAAATAAAGGCACTGGAACTTGGACAGTACAAAACGCTTTAGAATTAGGTCAACCTCTATCTTTAATTAGTGAATCTGTTTTTTTTAGATATTTATCATCTCTAACGTCAGAAAGAAATATTGCATCAAAATATATAAATGTTAAATCATCTAATACAACAATAATTAAAAATAAACCAGTCTTTATTGAAAAAATACGAAAATCTTTATATCTAGGTAAAATACTTGCTTATTCGCAAGGTTTTTCTTTATTAAAAAGTGCTTGTAAACACTATAATTGGAATCTAAACCTAAGTAAAATTTCTAAAATTTTTCGATCTGGATGTATAATTCAAGCTAGTTTTTTAAATAAAATTAGTCAAGAATTTTCTAATAATAAAGATGTAAAAAATCTTTTACTAACTTCTTTTTTTTCTTCTATTGCAAAAGAATATCAAGAATCTTTACGTTCAATAGTAGCATACGCAATAAAAACAAAAATTCCAGTACCTGTGCTATCTGCTTCTATAGCTTATTATGATGGATACCACTCTTCTTTTTTGTCAACAAATTTAATTCAAGCTCAAAGAGATTATTTTGGATCTCATACTTATAATAGAACCGACAAAGACGGTTCATTCACGAGTAACTGGATATAAATTTTATATAAAATACACTTATTAAAAAAAGATATAAATATTTACTTAATATATATTTTAACAGTTATTAACTGTACTATTGTATTACGATTAATTCTATTAAAAGTTTTTATTTTTTTTTATTGTACAAAATTTAATTTTATGTCTATAAAACTATAAATTTACACTATAACTATTTTTTTGATTGTGCTATATCTTTAAAAAAACTGAAAATTCTGTATTTATATTTAATAATAAAAATATATGTATTATTTACACAAAAATAGGATGAATATGAGATTATCCGACGAAGATGTTAAATTATGGTTAAATAAAAAAAAACTAGTTATTACTCCGCGTCCAAAAGATAATTGCATTCACGGAATCACTGTTGATCTTACCTTAAGTAATAGATTTAGAACTCTAAAAAATCGTTCCATTGCATTCATAAATTTAAACGCATCTAAAAAAAATATTAATAAAACACTCAGTAAAATAATGAGTAATGAAATCATTTTAAAAAAGCAACAACCATTTTTTTTACAACCAGGTGCGTTTGCGTTAGCTATGACTCAGGAAGAATTAACATTACCAAACAACTTAGTTGGTTGGCTAGATGGAAAATCTTCATTAGCAAGATTAGGATTAATGATTCATGCTACTTCTCATAGAATAGATCCTGGATGGAAAGGAAATATAGTATTAGAATTTTTTAATTCAGGTAATATAGTGCTAGCTGTATATCCAGGAATGTTTATTGCCGCTATAAGTTTTGAAAAATTATCTAAACCAGTAAAAACTCCTTATAACAGTCGTATCAATGCTAAATATTTTGGACAAAGAAACATTATAAGTAGTCGAATAAACCAAGATTAAATATCTTTAACTTACTTTTATATTAATAAATACGCTAATATAATTTTATACCATATATTATTTAAATAATTATCTGTTATTCATAATAGTGTTTAATATTATATATATATAATATACACACATTTCAATCTATCATCGCTATATATATATATTTTTTACATACATATAAATATATATATATACATATCTACGTATTAGTTTACTATGAAAAAAACAAAAAAAAAAATTTTAGTTACCTGCGCTTTTCCTTATGCTAATGGATCTATACACCTAGGTCATCTTTTAGAACATATTCAAGCTGATATTTGGGTTAAATATTTAAGAATGACAGGACATAAAGTATGGTTTATTTGTGCCGATGATGCTCACGGAACTCCTATATTATTAAAATCAAAAGAATTAGGTATCACTCCCAATAACCTAATTAAAAAAAACTACATTGAACACAAACTTGATTTTTCTAAATTTAATATTAAATATAATTTATATAGTTCTACACATAGTTCAGAAAATTTAAAAACAGTTAATACCATTTTTAATATTTTAGAAAAAAAAAATTTAATTATTAAAAAAAATATATCTCAATTATACGATGTACAAAACAACATGTTTTTACCTGATAGATTAGTTCAAGGAGATTGTCCTAGTTGTTATAAAAAAAATCAACTTGGAGATAACTGTGAATCTTGTGGAGCTACTTATGATGCTATTAATCTGAAAAATCCAATTTCTCTACTATCAGATAAAAAGCCTATCTTAAAATCATCAAATCACTTATTTTTTAATATAAAAAAATATGAAAAAAAAATAAAAAAATGGATTTGTTCTACAAAACTTCAAAAATCTGTATTGAATAAAACTGAAGAATGGTTTAAAACTGGATTAAAAAATTGGAATATATCAAGAGATGCTCCTTATTTTGGGTTTTTAATTCCAAATTACATAAACAAATATTTTTATGTATGGTTAGATGCACCAATTGGATATATCAGTACATTTAAAAAACTATGTAAAAAAGAAAAAAAAATCCAATTCAACGAATTCTGGAAAAAAAATACATCTACTGAACTCTATCATTTTATAGGAAAAGACATTATTTATTTTCATACACTATTTTGGCCTGCTATACTAACATCTATTTCTTATAGAAAACCAACAAATATATTTGTACATGGTTATGTAACTTTAAATGGGAAAAAACTTTCTAAATCTAAAGGATCAGCAATATTAGCTAAAAATTGGATTAAAACATTTAACTCAGATAGTTTGCGATATTATTATGCTAGTAAATCATCTTCAACAATACAAGATATTGAAATAAATTTAGAAGATTTTTATAAAAAAATAAACACTGACATTGTAAATAAAATAGTTAATCTAGCATCTCGAAGTTCTAGTTTTATTCATAAATATTTTCAAAATACTCTATCTAGAAATTTATCAGATATACATACTTATAAAAAAATATTACAGTACTCTCAATTAATAGAAAATTTATATCAGAAAAGAGAGTTTGGAGCTGTTACTCGAAAAATTATAAAATGTGCAGATATTGCTAACACATATTTTAGCGAAAAAAAACCGTGGACTTTACTAAACAATAAAAACCAACTAAAAACGTTACATGAAATATGTTCTATGAGTTTAAACTTATTTCGTATTATTGCTACTTGGATTACACCAATTACGCCTGATCTATCTAAAAAAATTGAAAAATTTCTACTTATTAAATTAAATTGGAAAAATATAAAAAGACCATTATTAAATCATAAGATTTCTTCATTTTCTACTTTATATAATAGAATTCATAAAAAAGATGTTGTTAATTTTATTAAAAATAATAAATATTCTTAATTAATATAAAAACATTAAAATTAATAATACAATACATACACTATATATATATATATATATAATGTTATGTATTATTTAGTAACATACTGTTCCAAGAAATAAAACATGATTTTTTATTTCTTTTAGTTGCAATACAATCTACTAAAAAAATACCAGGTGCAGCTATAAAATCACTGTTATAAAATATCAAAGGAATTCTATTTCTATACCAAGGAGGAATATTAAATTCTTGAAATATTTTTTTTACTTGTCTACTGCCGTTTCTTCCAAAGATAGATATTCGACCAGACACTATGAATCTAATATTAACAATATCATTTTTTTTAGGACTTGGAATTTTCATCCCATAACTATTGTTTTCTAAAAACCCAAAACGGTAAGGTAACTGTAAAGGACAATTTATATTATGCCATATTAATATTAAAGAATTTACTGAAGGTAATACAGGAAAAATATATATGTATTTTTTATATCTTCTTATTTCGAATTGATTAATAATTATTTTAGGATTTGCATCTTTTTTACTATTTATCACTTCTTTTAAAATTTTTTCAATTACAGAATAAGAAGGCATTTTTAATTTATTTTTTAAAAACCAATTTCGTAATATTACTTTCCTTATACTAACATCTAAAAACAACATATTAAAAAAATTTAATGATGAATCTAGTAACATATTTTTTTGTAAAAAATTATTTGCAAGATTATTAGCAATGTTTACATAATCTGAACAAATCGTCGAAGATCTAAAACAAGTCTTTAGAAAAAAAGGCCATCTTTTTTCTAAAATAGGAATAATTTCTTTTCGTAAAAAATTTCTATCATAGTAAATATTATTATTACTATGATCTGTAATCCAAATTAACTTTTTTTTATTTGCAAAATGCTCTATTTGCTTTTTAGATATATCAAGAAATGGTCTAATTAATAATTTATCTTTATCTAAAAAAGTATTTAATTTCATTCCTGATAATCCGGTGGGACCACTTCCTCTTTTTAGAGATAAAAAAAAAGTTTCGCACTGATCATTTAAATGATGTGCTGTAATTACCACTTCTTTAGGAATTAATACTTTTTTTATTATATTATAACGAATAACTCTAGCTACTTCTTCAAAATTTTTTTTTACAGGTATTTTTTTTATATTTTTAATAATTAATTCTAAATTATTTTTTTTACATAATTGAATACAATGTTTAACTGTATCTGATGAATGTTTAAAACTATTATAATTAATATGAAGCACTCTAATCTTAATAAAAGAATAATGTTTTTTTAATTCCATTAACTTATATAATAAAACAGTAGAATCTATACCACCACTATATGCTATTAAAACTAAATTGTTTTTATAAATATTAATTTTTTTTTTAAATTTTTCATGTAGTAAATATATATAAAGTATAAAATTATATATGTTTTTTTTAAATATTAAAACAATCCTATAATTGTAAAATTCTGAAAAATAAACTATATAATTTTTATGAAAAAAACATTTTACCTATAATTTTTTTTATAAATATGTAAAATTTATTTTTTACTGTACTTAAAAACTAACTAAATATAATAGGTTAATAGTTGTTTCTATACGTCCGAGTGGACTTGAACCACTGACTTTCACTATGTCATAGTGATGCTCTACCAACTGAACTACGGACGCAATAATATTACACTAAAATAAATAGAAATATATTACTTATAATAAGATAAATAAATTTATTATTCAGTAAAAAATAATGTCAAAAATTTCCAATAAATATTATATACTATATATATATATATTAATGTAAAATACTATTTTATTTTTAATTATTGACATATAGCTAAACCATAATAAAAAGTAATTTATACGTCTAAAATGTTGTTAGGAATAACAAATATATTTATAATAATAGTTCAATAATATTCTATTTAGAACAATTAAAACAATTAATATCATTTTTACGATATACATATATCTATATATCTATATATTTATATATCTATATATCAAATTTATTAATATTAAATAATGAATATATTATATCATTTTAATCTACTATAATACAATTGTCTTTTTTAAAATAAAAGTACTAATTATTTTCTTTTATTTTCTATTTACATACTTAAATATAGATTTTTAACTATAAAATATTATTTATATTGTATTTATAATTTAAAATATTAAATTAAAGAATTTTGTACTTAAAATTATTAAAAATTAGTAAACGTTATTTCTATATATGTTTAAAATATGTACTATATATTTTAATATTATACACCAAAGTTTTTATTTAATAAAAAATTAACTTCATATATACAGTTAAAATCTTTAACATAAAAGTTAAATTAATTAAATATAAAATACCTACATATATTTTATTAAATTTTAAAAAACTACTTTAATATCATCAAATTAAATTAACAAACTTTAAATTCTTAGCTTTTCATTTTTTCACAAACAAAGTTTGTATATTAATTTATAACAAATAATGTAAATATTATTTCAAAAAATAATTTTGTAATTTTTTATTTTAAGTAATTTACTTAAGAACTACTTAATATAACAAAAATTTATATACTTATAATATTCAATATTAAATTTTTTAATAAAAACATATGGTAAAAATAATTTACTTTTTTAAGTGTATTTAATTAATTAAAAATAATTTTATGAATAATGCTAAACGGTTCAAAATAATAAATATTTTAAATACTAAAAATCCTTTTCCAAAATCAGAATTAAACTTTAATTCTGATTTTGAACTATTGATTTCTGTCATGCTTTCAGCTCAAACTAAAGATCATAGCGTAAATAATATTACTAATATTTTATATCCTATCGCAAATACACCCGAAAAATTTATTAAGTTAGGAATTTTTAAATTAAAAAATTACTTAAAAAATATCGGATTATATAACAAAAAGGCAGAAAATATCATTAATATATCTAAAATATTCATTAAAAAAAAATGGAGATTTGTTCCTAATAAAAGATCTTTTTTAGAATCTCTTCCAGGAGTAGGAAGAAAAACAACAAATGTCATATTAAGTACTTTATATAAAATAAATACTATAGCTGTAGATACACATGTATTTAGAGTATCAAATAGAAGTCACTTTGCACTAGGAAAAAATGTAAAAATAGTTGAAAAAAAACTCATGAAAGTTGTTCCAAAAAAATACATTCATAAAATACACCATTGGTTTGTACTTCATGGCCGTTATGTTTGTAAGTCTAAAAATCCTATATGTAATCAATGCTGTATTAAATACTATTGTGAATATGAAAAAAATAAATAAATTTATTGTATTTAAATTTTTTATATCAAATATATATATATTTTAATATTAGAAATATATTGAAATATTAGTGATATTTTTCTTGATACGATAAATTTGTGCATATTTATGCCAAAATTAATACACACGTTCACACATATTTCTATATTACATTTCGTCGGAATAAATATGATCATTATAGAAGTAATATTATTTTTACCAATTAAAACTACATTTTTTTACTACTGTCATCCTTATTTAAACCCTAAAATAGGTTCTAGAGTATATGTTCCTTTTAAAAACAAAAAATTAATTGGAATTATATCTAAAATTTATTTTAAAAAAGATAAAAAAACTAATTATAATATAAAATATATAATAAAAATTTTAGATACAAAATATGCAATAAGTAACAAAATAATTAATTTATTACATTGGACAGCTAAATATTATCACTGTCCTATAGGAATATTAACATTCAATATACTCCCAAAGTTATACAATAAAAAAAAAATTTTGATTTTTATTGGAAAATAACCACAAAAGGAAAAAATTTTAATTCAAATAATTTAAAAAATGCTCCTAAACAAAAATATGCTATATCTATATTAAAAAAAAATGTCGTAAAAAAAAATGATTACTCTAACCATAAAATATATGAAAGTATTTTTTACAAACTAAAAAGAAAAGGTTTATGTACTCTACATATAAAAAATTATAATTTATACATATGGAAAAATAAATTAAATAAACAATATATATATATAAAATTAAACGAAATTACAAAATTAATTTTAAGTAAAATCTTAACTAGCAATTTAAACTATAAAATAATAGCATTAATTGGAATGAATTTTTTTTTAAAAATAGAAACATATTTAAAAATACTAAAACTAGTAACAACAAAAAAAAAACAAACTTTAATTTTAACTCCAAATGTAAACACTTTATTTCAAATAAAGTATTTTTTAAAAAAAAAGAATAATATTCCAATAGATGTATATCATTCAAAACTAAATAATAAACAAAAATGCTATATTTTAGAAAAAGCTAAAATCATTAAAAATATAATTATCATTTCTACAGCAAATGGTATTTTTATTCCTTTTT comes from Buchnera aphidicola (Anoecia oenotherae) and encodes:
- the hisF gene encoding imidazole glycerol phosphate synthase subunit HisF, giving the protein MLAKRIIPCLDVKNGKVVKGVKFRNHKIIGEILPLILRYLKEDADEIVFYDITASSKKYLVNQRWIKNIAEIITIPFCVAGGINSVDDARKILSLGADKISINSPAISNPNLINKISNTFGVQCVVIGIDSWFNNETKCYEVYQYTGSNKTIIKTKLTTESWVKEVQDRGAGEIVINTMNQDGVNNGYDVEQLKKIRNLCKIPLIASGGAGTKNHFYDLFKKTNVDGALAASVFHKKIINIQNLKKFLNKKGIEIRL
- the metG gene encoding methionine--tRNA ligase, whose protein sequence is MKKTKKKILVTCAFPYANGSIHLGHLLEHIQADIWVKYLRMTGHKVWFICADDAHGTPILLKSKELGITPNNLIKKNYIEHKLDFSKFNIKYNLYSSTHSSENLKTVNTIFNILEKKNLIIKKNISQLYDVQNNMFLPDRLVQGDCPSCYKKNQLGDNCESCGATYDAINLKNPISLLSDKKPILKSSNHLFFNIKKYEKKIKKWICSTKLQKSVLNKTEEWFKTGLKNWNISRDAPYFGFLIPNYINKYFYVWLDAPIGYISTFKKLCKKEKKIQFNEFWKKNTSTELYHFIGKDIIYFHTLFWPAILTSISYRKPTNIFVHGYVTLNGKKLSKSKGSAILAKNWIKTFNSDSLRYYYASKSSSTIQDIEINLEDFYKKINTDIVNKIVNLASRSSSFIHKYFQNTLSRNLSDIHTYKKILQYSQLIENLYQKREFGAVTRKIIKCADIANTYFSEKKPWTLLNNKNQLKTLHEICSMSLNLFRIIATWITPITPDLSKKIEKFLLIKLNWKNIKRPLLNHKISSFSTLYNRIHKKDVVNFIKNNKYS
- the tilS gene encoding tRNA lysidine(34) synthetase TilS, with the protein product MVYFSEFYNYRIVLIFKKNIYNFILYIYLLHEKFKKKINIYKNNLVLIAYSGGIDSTVLLYKLMELKKHYSFIKIRVLHINYNSFKHSSDTVKHCIQLCKKNNLELIIKNIKKIPVKKNFEEVARVIRYNIIKKVLIPKEVVITAHHLNDQCETFFLSLKRGSGPTGLSGMKLNTFLDKDKLLIRPFLDISKKQIEHFANKKKLIWITDHSNNNIYYDRNFLRKEIIPILEKRWPFFLKTCFRSSTICSDYVNIANNLANNFLQKNMLLDSSLNFFNMLFLDVSIRKVILRNWFLKNKLKMPSYSVIEKILKEVINSKKDANPKIIINQFEIRRYKKYIYIFPVLPSVNSLILIWHNINCPLQLPYRFGFLENNSYGMKIPSPKKNDIVNIRFIVSGRISIFGRNGSRQVKKIFQEFNIPPWYRNRIPLIFYNSDFIAAPGIFLVDCIATKRNKKSCFISWNSMLLNNT
- the gndA gene encoding NADP-dependent phosphogluconate dehydrogenase — encoded protein: MINKTIGVIGLGVMGSNLVLNIERNGYTVSIFNRTSSKTKCFFKKNSEKKIIPFFTIKDFISSLKKPRCIILMVQSGIATDNTINNILPYLNKQDIIIDGGNSFYKDSIVRNKNLEKKGFYFFGTGISGGSEGALLGPAIMPGGNKEQYKVIESLFKKIAAKYQGEPCVSYIGPDGSGHYVKMIHNGIEYSDMQLISEVYALLKIGLHLNNKDISNIFSDWNKGELNSYLINITKNIFLKKDLQTNKDLIDLISDKAGNKGTGTWTVQNALELGQPLSLISESVFFRYLSSLTSERNIASKYINVKSSNTTIIKNKPVFIEKIRKSLYLGKILAYSQGFSLLKSACKHYNWNLNLSKISKIFRSGCIIQASFLNKISQEFSNNKDVKNLLLTSFFSSIAKEYQESLRSIVAYAIKTKIPVPVLSASIAYYDGYHSSFLSTNLIQAQRDYFGSHTYNRTDKDGSFTSNWI
- the hisA gene encoding 1-(5-phosphoribosyl)-5-[(5-phosphoribosylamino)methylideneamino]imidazole-4-carboxamide isomerase yields the protein MIIPAIDLINNKVVRLFQGNYKKKKIYDLSAQDLIRLYDTKNVSIIHIVDLDAASNPNKRQTKKIKTLLKNLNTPVQIGGGIRSKKNIEELLSIGAKRIVIGSSAITHPEKFTNWIKEYGSETIVLALDIIINDERKKFIKINGWKKKTNLVLEEVIQQFIKIGLKHVLCTDISKDGTLNGPNFTLYKEITKKFKTIHFQSSGGISKISDIITLKKTNVKGIIIGRSLLEKNFTLSEAITC
- the hisIE gene encoding bifunctional phosphoribosyl-AMP cyclohydrolase/phosphoribosyl-ATP diphosphatase HisIE; its protein translation is MTLKINIENLNWEKTKGYIPGIIQHYVSGEILMHGYLNRESLKKTIKEKKVTFYSRTKNRLWTKGENSKNYLIVKNISSDCDQDTILIVVKPYGNTCHLNKPSCFSKKIENFSFLFYLEKIINKKKTNQKKSYTSKLLKLGIQKIAQKVGEEAVETILSSMTKEKNDLINETSDLIYHLLVLLNFKKIQFKEIIHNLQTRNAKKN
- the nth gene encoding endonuclease III, which codes for MNNAKRFKIINILNTKNPFPKSELNFNSDFELLISVMLSAQTKDHSVNNITNILYPIANTPEKFIKLGIFKLKNYLKNIGLYNKKAENIINISKIFIKKKWRFVPNKRSFLESLPGVGRKTTNVILSTLYKINTIAVDTHVFRVSNRSHFALGKNVKIVEKKLMKVVPKKYIHKIHHWFVLHGRYVCKSKNPICNQCCIKYYCEYEKNK
- the dcd gene encoding dCTP deaminase yields the protein MRLSDEDVKLWLNKKKLVITPRPKDNCIHGITVDLTLSNRFRTLKNRSIAFINLNASKKNINKTLSKIMSNEIILKKQQPFFLQPGAFALAMTQEELTLPNNLVGWLDGKSSLARLGLMIHATSHRIDPGWKGNIVLEFFNSGNIVLAVYPGMFIAAISFEKLSKPVKTPYNSRINAKYFGQRNIISSRINQD